CTATTTGCAGCACCGTGCATGATTCATCGTCGTCAACGGAGAGCGTCGCTACGTTTAAGGGTAGCGTGACTGTTTTCTGTGGTTGTTTTAGGATTGATTTGGGTTCGGTTGGGGCCAAGCGCGGAGCATCGTGTAATAGTGAGTGATGCGGTTGACCGCAATTATTCACAATGCATTTCTTTCGGCTTGTGCAGCCCTTACTCATGTGTCCTTTGATTAAGCATCGGAGGCAGCATCCATGTTCTTTgatgatttttgatttttgatccGCTTTTTGGTTTTGCTGGCGTGATTGGAGTCAGAGAAATCTGACTGTGTTTTGCCATCATTTCGCCTTTGACGAACTTGCTGAACCAGCTAGCGAAGTCCTGGAGTGTTTGACTGGTGGGGTGATTCTTTACGATTTGTCTCCCCCACCTGCTTTGTACCTCGGAAGGGAGCTTGGTTACGATGATGTCCAAAAGGccggatgatttcaattcgTGTTGGTAGCCGCCGCTTCTCAGCGAGGCTACTGCACCGTTCACTACTTGTGAAAATTTCAACAGCACCCTGTAATCATTCGTGCTTACTCGCTGGAGCTGGATTAGGGATTGAATATAAGTCCTCGACACGATCTGGGGATGTCCGTATGTTGATTCCAGCTCTTTTAATGCCTCTTGGTACAAAGCCGGACTGCTTAACGAATCACCAAGGCCATCGCGTATTTCACTGGTCAGACAACGCTTGAGAATGGCCATTTTTTGCGTCGTTGTTAGATTGAAATTGTTATGAACCAAATCACGGAAAATGGCAATAAAATCTTGCCAATTCTTCGGGTCGCCGTCAAACGGCTTGAGGTCCATTTTTGGGAGACGAAAGACGGATGGCGGACGGACGGCGCCGATCCATGAATTTCTGTAAGCTGTATTTCTTCTTTGCCCTCCAGATTGAATGACCAATTGTTTGCATTGCTATCTTTGTCTTTATGAGGCGGCTGATGCTATTGTACTGATTCCGCGTCGGTAGAGACGTAATCTTGCCTGTAAGGCGGCGGACCGGAATCATGGTTGCCCGCGGAGGCTGTTGGTTTTTTGGGTCTTGCTCCTTGGTGCTGTCCATGTGACTCCGTGTTGTGCGCTGCGTTGGTGGATGTTGCTTCATTATGTTGCGCTAAGCGCTCATCGATGGTGGACCTAAATTTTCCCCAGTCGCTTTCTTTTTCCCGTTCGTACCGATGCTTTTCGGTCTGACGAgcgtgtttttcttcttccaattctcttttttgtttttcgatgTCGTCCCGTAAGGACTTTTCCAGCTTGATGCGGTTTGCCATTTCTGCATCCTGGACCTGCTTCCATTCGTTCATTTGAAGGCGCAGGTTTTGTAATTCTTCTGTCAATAATATCATGGCTGCattgtcttctttttcagGACCGACTTTTTCTTTCGCAGCCATGTACGCCAGAAGTTGTTGGAATCTTCTTTCCAGATCTTCTCTCGCCAATTTTTCTTCAACCAACCGTTGTTTTACTTCGTTCTCGTCCTTCTTCTCGGAAGGCAAATCGCGTATCTCGCTGACTGAAGCTGAGTCTTGGTCGTCGAAGGGCTTTCCGTTTTCTTGTTGCTGAAAGGCTCTGGGGTCCTTTGGGTTAAGCCAAGAATTATTGCTCCGGATGCTTTGCCTGCAACGGGCGGATGAACTTGGGATGCTCGGGGCGGTTGAAGGTGGTCGATTGACGGTGCGGATGTATTCGTCGATGCGTCCGTACCAGGTTGCGGTGACGTTTTTTAGCTGGATAATCCAGTCATCTGATGGTTCTTCATCTAGGTCGTTTGACTGGCGATACAAGTTGTGAGCTCTTGTGCATTCTTCCAGCTGGTTGGCCAGCTCTTTTCTTAAGAACTGCACTTCGGTTCTGCTACCGCTTTCTACCATGTgattttctattcttttaGTTAGATTCGTCagtcttcttttttcgatcgCCCTGAGTTGTTTCCTCGTTCTCGCTTCAAACAATGGCGAGAAATCTTCGTTTGGCTCGGTCTGATTATCTGCATTGCGACTTAGCGGCCTGACGTTTGATTCCGCCATGatgacatgaaaaaaaatttctgaattATGATGAATGATGGGCGATAAAAGACCAACCGAGCGCTGGACCAACGAGCCTTGCGGCTTAGGACCAAGCACCCTAGGACTTTTTATGCCGACTACCTAGTAGTGAACCCAACCAAGCGTTGGACCAACGGACCTTGCGGCCTGGGACCAAGCACCCTAGGAATACACCGACTTGGCAGTTTTAGGAGACCTGAAATTTATTGCTTCGGGAACTCTTCGCTAATTTCGAGAATAAATTCGTCTTCTTGGTCGCTTGAAGTTGGAGCTGTGGCCAGTTGTTGACTGTATCTGGGCTGAactgtcttcttttttctctcggTTAGCAGTTGACGCAATATTCTTTCCGATTCTTCTATCGctgctttctttctttcggcTGCGTTTCTGGTTTCTTGTGAGTTTTCCGCCAATAAATGAGCTTCCACTTCTCTACGCTCTGCAATCTGGGCTTCTCGTTTTTCGATCCTTCTCGCTTCGTGCCTGGTGGCTTGGACGGCCCTACTGATAGGACTGTTACGTTTG
This sequence is a window from Daphnia magna isolate NIES linkage group LG7, ASM2063170v1.1, whole genome shotgun sequence. Protein-coding genes within it:
- the LOC116936009 gene encoding uncharacterized protein LOC116936009 — encoded protein: MAESNVRPLSRNADNQTEPNEDFSPLFEARTRKQLRAIEKRRLTNLTKRIENHMVESGSRTEVQFLRKELANQLEECTRAHNLYRQSNDLDEEPSDDWIIQLKNVTATWYGRIDEYIRTVNRPPSTAPSIPSSSARCRQSIRSNNSWLNPKDPRAFQQQENGKPFDDQDSASVSEIRDLPSEKKDENEVKQRLVEEKLAREDLERRFQQLLAYMAAKEKVGPEKEDNAAMILLTEELQNLRLQMNEWKQVQDAEMANRIKLEKSLRDDIEKQKRELEEEKHARQTEKHRYEREKESDWGKFRSTIDERLAQHNEATSTNAAHNTESHGQHQGARPKKPTASAGNHDSGPPPYRQDYVSTDAESVQ